The following coding sequences lie in one Synechococcus sp. PCC 7336 genomic window:
- a CDS encoding HEAT repeat domain-containing protein, which produces MDLSQIEATLQSEDLQERIVAVKALWQCDTDVAVPRLVAQLKDPEFLVRSFIAMGLGTHQTTEAFAALLEMVKFDPDPNVRAEASNSLSLYGPISRSHLVSIFFQDDHWLVRRSILAALTEMDSPEELFEVCVCGLAGEDATVREASATCLSKLVGTSRETEALQALLNHTSNPAWRLRAQVARSLTLFAGPAAKAALQKLAKDEDRRVVGATLEASV; this is translated from the coding sequence ATGGACCTTTCTCAAATTGAGGCTACCCTTCAAAGCGAAGACCTTCAGGAGCGGATTGTCGCAGTTAAAGCATTGTGGCAGTGCGACACCGACGTTGCCGTACCTCGGCTGGTTGCCCAACTCAAAGATCCCGAGTTTTTGGTGCGATCGTTTATCGCGATGGGCTTGGGCACTCACCAAACCACCGAAGCCTTTGCCGCCCTTTTGGAAATGGTCAAGTTCGACCCCGACCCCAATGTCCGAGCCGAAGCCTCGAACTCCCTGTCGCTCTACGGTCCGATCTCGCGATCGCATTTAGTCAGCATCTTTTTCCAAGACGATCACTGGCTAGTCCGCCGCAGTATTTTGGCAGCCCTGACCGAAATGGATTCTCCCGAAGAGTTGTTCGAGGTTTGTGTCTGCGGTTTGGCAGGGGAAGATGCAACGGTTCGCGAAGCCTCTGCCACCTGTTTGAGTAAGTTGGTGGGAACCTCCCGAGAGACCGAAGCCCTGCAGGCATTACTGAACCACACGAGCAATCCCGCTTGGCGGTTGCGAGCCCAAGTGGCGCGATCGCTTACCCTATTTGCAGGTCCCGCAGCGAAAGCAGCTTTGCAAAAACTGGCCAAAGATGAAGATCGTAGAGTTGTGGGTGCAACACTCGAAGCATCGGTGTAG
- a CDS encoding pentapeptide repeat-containing protein encodes MTSFTVRDSLRSAAEVAASAHRGESLAEAHLSGIDLSGVDLYRGNLRGANLSRANLEQTGLTNANLSGAKLLGSNLKGVDLRGANLAGADFTGANLEGAYLNRANICGANFSEANLSEAKLVAALYDDRTIWLEGFRYPTSGAVGPGAVLNGAYLNTANLRGANLRGIRLLGAYLSGADLTGADLTDASMSGANLQRAFLTGACLRNARLCNAELQLVDFRGADLTGADFSDVVSLAGADFTLAVGLDEATRAEILGRKPTEITTWNSYTRSNTKASLQENRPEE; translated from the coding sequence ATGACGAGTTTTACCGTAAGGGATAGCCTGCGCTCCGCCGCTGAAGTGGCGGCCTCAGCTCATCGGGGTGAGAGTTTGGCAGAGGCTCACTTATCAGGCATCGATTTGAGCGGGGTCGATCTCTATCGAGGCAATCTGAGGGGGGCCAATCTGAGTCGAGCCAATTTGGAGCAGACCGGACTGACCAATGCCAATCTGAGTGGGGCCAAGTTGCTGGGCAGCAATCTCAAAGGGGTCGATTTGCGCGGAGCCAATTTAGCTGGGGCCGATTTTACCGGAGCCAACCTAGAAGGGGCATATTTAAATCGAGCCAATATTTGCGGGGCCAATTTCAGCGAGGCCAACTTGAGTGAAGCCAAGTTGGTGGCGGCCTTATACGACGATCGCACCATTTGGTTGGAGGGGTTTCGGTACCCAACTTCTGGCGCTGTGGGACCGGGGGCAGTGCTCAACGGCGCTTATCTCAACACAGCCAACTTGAGGGGGGCCAACCTGCGCGGCATTCGGTTGTTGGGAGCCTATTTGAGCGGGGCCGATCTAACCGGAGCAGATTTGACGGACGCCTCGATGAGTGGAGCGAATTTGCAGCGGGCCTTTTTGACGGGGGCCTGTCTGAGAAATGCACGCCTGTGCAATGCCGAACTGCAGTTGGTGGATTTTCGCGGGGCGGATCTGACTGGGGCGGATTTCTCGGATGTGGTGAGCTTGGCGGGGGCAGATTTCACCCTCGCGGTTGGGCTGGACGAGGCAACGCGGGCAGAGATCCTGGGGCGCAAGCCAACTGAGATTACTACCTGGAATTCATATACGCGATCGAACACCAAAGCTAGCCTGCAGGAGAATAGGCCCGAGGAATAG
- a CDS encoding phycobilisome linker polypeptide: MVFGPASRLGVSFFEETDPYEVWPGIPDQDKEAIIRAAYRQIYGNAYVMDSERAIVAESQFKLGMFSVREFVRQLGKSDYYLSHFFDCPRYRAFELCFRHFLGRAPNNYDEMKVCSAVLDSGGSYQDLIDYFVDSDEYQEVFGEDTVPYVRGYKTEACQNMIGFTHTFELVRGASSSDLKGSLAGKRPVLNDWVINGTATPVTTTTTFQTPALAARTRHGIDASSGGKTYRIEVTGYRANTVNRVSKFRRSNKVYLVPFDKLSEEYQRIHAQGGTIVSITAV; the protein is encoded by the coding sequence ATGGTTTTTGGACCAGCCTCACGATTGGGCGTGAGCTTTTTTGAAGAAACCGATCCGTACGAAGTATGGCCCGGAATTCCCGACCAAGATAAAGAAGCGATTATCCGTGCGGCCTACCGTCAGATTTATGGCAATGCGTACGTGATGGATAGCGAGCGAGCCATTGTGGCTGAGTCTCAATTCAAGTTGGGCATGTTTAGCGTGCGCGAATTCGTTCGCCAGCTCGGTAAATCTGATTATTACCTATCTCACTTTTTCGATTGCCCTCGCTACCGTGCCTTCGAGCTTTGCTTCAGGCACTTCTTGGGTCGCGCTCCCAATAACTACGATGAGATGAAGGTTTGCAGTGCTGTGCTCGACTCGGGCGGCAGCTACCAAGATTTAATCGATTACTTTGTCGATAGTGACGAATATCAAGAGGTTTTCGGTGAAGACACCGTGCCGTACGTTCGCGGTTACAAAACCGAAGCCTGTCAGAATATGATTGGCTTTACCCATACCTTCGAGTTGGTTCGCGGTGCTTCCAGCAGCGACCTCAAAGGTAGTTTGGCTGGCAAGCGACCCGTACTCAACGATTGGGTGATCAACGGAACCGCAACACCGGTCACCACCACCACCACGTTCCAGACCCCTGCTCTAGCAGCCCGCACCCGCCACGGCATAGACGCTAGCTCCGGCGGCAAGACTTATCGCATTGAGGTGACTGGCTATCGCGCCAACACCGTCAATCGCGTCTCCAAGTTCCGTCGTTCGAACAAGGTTTACCTCGTTCCCTTCGATAAGCTTTCGGAAGAATACCAACGCATTCACGCCCAAGGGGGCACGATCGTTAGTATTACTGCGGTTTAA
- a CDS encoding DUF2656 family protein, producing the protein MSESLTARMLLSHNHNVSEEIVPALSPAEFAAIFSDRLNGRPSLSTQAIEHPHWIVEIRFDNRSVSPAEVGELCARALCRTQALAVASRPIATASPCLHAANDPKRRLFLHPC; encoded by the coding sequence GTGAGTGAGTCCTTGACAGCCCGCATGTTGCTGTCCCACAACCACAATGTTTCGGAAGAGATCGTTCCAGCCCTCAGCCCTGCTGAGTTTGCAGCCATTTTTAGCGATCGCCTCAATGGCCGTCCTAGCTTGAGTACTCAGGCGATCGAGCATCCCCACTGGATCGTTGAAATCCGGTTTGACAATCGGAGTGTTTCCCCTGCCGAAGTGGGCGAACTTTGTGCCCGAGCTCTGTGTAGAACTCAAGCCTTAGCTGTGGCATCGCGCCCCATCGCCACGGCCTCTCCTTGCTTGCACGCCGCAAATGATCCCAAGCGCCGCTTATTTCTGCATCCATGTTGA
- a CDS encoding phycobilisome rod-core linker polypeptide has product MPSAAFKSVDPTPVELWDGASSEEKAVVINAIYKQVLGNPHLMESERLVEAESKFKDGSYSVRDFVRAVAKSSQYRSRFFETSAPYRFVELNFKHLLGRAPLDRAELSEHIQCCVNEGYDAEIDSYIDSDEYQQNFGENTVPYYCWAMTSQVGQKQATYNRLSELYQGVAGSDKAVKSAKLVAAIAGNSATKITGPSNGGRLSPYSAATDKTFKIVVSTDSGSRRRRCNEEYLVSGAKMTPQIQRICRSKGRILSITEVS; this is encoded by the coding sequence ATGCCTAGCGCAGCGTTTAAATCGGTGGACCCGACCCCAGTGGAACTATGGGACGGTGCCTCTAGCGAAGAGAAAGCAGTGGTGATTAATGCAATTTACAAGCAGGTTCTCGGCAATCCCCATTTAATGGAGAGCGAGCGCTTGGTTGAAGCCGAGTCGAAGTTTAAGGATGGCAGCTACAGCGTGCGCGATTTTGTGCGCGCTGTGGCCAAGTCCAGCCAATATCGCAGCCGCTTCTTCGAGACCTCTGCTCCCTATCGCTTTGTGGAACTCAATTTTAAGCATCTGTTGGGTCGCGCCCCCCTGGATCGGGCGGAATTATCCGAACACATTCAGTGCTGTGTCAATGAAGGATACGACGCTGAAATCGATTCCTATATTGACAGCGACGAATACCAACAGAACTTCGGCGAAAATACTGTCCCCTACTATTGCTGGGCTATGACGAGCCAGGTGGGCCAAAAACAAGCCACCTACAACCGCCTGTCCGAGCTCTATCAAGGGGTTGCCGGATCCGATAAGGCGGTCAAGAGCGCCAAACTGGTGGCGGCGATCGCTGGCAACAGTGCGACCAAAATCACCGGCCCTTCTAACGGCGGTCGTCTATCCCCCTACTCTGCTGCAACTGACAAGACTTTCAAAATTGTGGTCTCGACTGATAGCGGCAGCCGTCGCCGCCGCTGCAATGAAGAATATCTGGTTTCGGGAGCCAAGATGACTCCGCAAATTCAGCGGATTTGCCGTTCGAAGGGGCGCATCCTCAGCATTACTGAGGTGTCATAA
- a CDS encoding DUF4351 domain-containing protein has translation MNSTRQDFDNPWKDILEAHFAECLAFFFPEIHAEIDWSRGYEFLNTELQQITRDAEVGKRWADKLVKVWCNDGSEAWVIIHVEVQGQPETVFEARMFTYYYRLRDKFNVPIVSLAILSDERASWRPNQFETGLWGCEVSFRFPTVKLLEYRQRWEELEASQNVFATVVMVHLKAQATRDRPVERKSSKLRLTRRLYERGYERQEVVNLYRFIDWVMQLPEELELEFRTELAQWEREGRMPYLSTMERIAHQEGLEQGLEQGLEQGLEQGERALILRQLARRFGEISAQRQARIEALALHQLEALGEVLLDFKRGADLDMWLDECDA, from the coding sequence ATGAATTCAACCCGCCAAGATTTTGATAACCCCTGGAAGGATATTCTCGAGGCTCATTTTGCTGAGTGCTTGGCCTTTTTCTTTCCGGAGATCCACGCCGAGATTGATTGGAGCCGAGGTTACGAATTTCTAAATACCGAACTCCAACAAATCACCCGCGACGCAGAAGTGGGCAAGCGCTGGGCAGATAAGCTCGTCAAAGTCTGGTGCAACGATGGCAGCGAAGCCTGGGTCATCATTCATGTTGAAGTGCAAGGTCAGCCAGAGACGGTTTTTGAAGCGCGCATGTTTACCTACTACTATCGCTTGCGGGACAAATTCAATGTTCCCATCGTCAGTCTGGCCATCTTGAGTGACGAGCGGGCCAGTTGGCGACCCAATCAATTTGAGACTGGTCTGTGGGGCTGCGAGGTGAGCTTTCGGTTTCCAACGGTGAAGCTGTTAGAGTACAGGCAACGCTGGGAGGAACTGGAAGCCAGTCAGAACGTGTTTGCTACGGTGGTGATGGTGCATCTGAAGGCACAGGCAACGCGGGATCGGCCAGTCGAGCGCAAAAGCTCGAAATTGAGGTTGACGCGGCGGTTGTACGAGCGAGGTTACGAGCGTCAAGAAGTCGTGAACCTGTATCGGTTTATCGATTGGGTGATGCAGTTACCAGAAGAATTGGAGCTAGAATTTCGGACAGAGTTGGCGCAATGGGAGCGGGAGGGTCGCATGCCTTACCTCAGCACGATGGAGCGCATAGCACATCAGGAAGGGCTCGAACAGGGGCTCGAACAGGGGCTCGAACAGGGGCTCGAACAGGGAGAACGAGCGCTGATCTTGCGCCAGCTCGCGCGGCGATTCGGGGAGATTTCTGCGCAGCGCCAAGCTCGCATAGAAGCATTGGCACTGCATCAACTGGAAGCACTGGGAGAAGTGCTATTGGATTTCAAGCGCGGGGCAGATCTAGATATGTGGTTGGATGAATGCGATGCGTGA